One Parasteatoda tepidariorum isolate YZ-2023 chromosome 1, CAS_Ptep_4.0, whole genome shotgun sequence genomic window, ACATTGGTTATGGTAGCAACAAAAAGACCAAGCATATTTTACCTAATGGTTTCAAGAAAGTAGTTATTAATAACGTAAAGGtgagaattaatattttgttctattcTTCTGTATTGAACTCtgtcattaattttcatttttaataaattgttgctTTTTCTTGTTCAGGAACTTGAAATGTTAATGATGATGAACAAGAGGTATTGTGCTGAAATCTCTCACGCTGTATCATCCAAGAAACGAAAAACTATTGTTGAAAGAGCCCAACAGTTGGCTGTTCGTGTTACAAATGCTAACGCTAGATTACGTTCAgaggaaaatgaataaatgtttataataaaaaggaacATATTTGTTAGgtgctttctttttcattattgttatactttttcttaatactGTAAATCGTACTTTTCTGAAGttccaataatattttaaacaggggtgattgtgagcccaactaaaaaatattgcaaagtaTAAGTTTGCTTTTACTCTTAtcgcatttattattctaccagaaaaaatatttacaaatgaaagagatgccaagcataaattctaatatttttagatgaaatatactagaatttttatacattaatgtgatcgatttcttgaaacttccgTATTGTGGTTAGCAAAAAATCCGAATTTTTTCCCGAAGCACTATCATCTctgttaaaatcaatttaattgaaTCTTTCTTTTTACAGTTCTGCGTTATGTTGTATTGTTACTCACACACCCTCTAGTGAAATACATACTCCTGTAGTGTTAAAAAGTAAAGACAATATTTCAGgggaaaaatcaaaacatttttggtgAACTGTATAcgtgactatttttaaaaagaggaaaCTTAAAGCTAAAAAAGAAAGTTGGTATATTGCCTCGAGAATCtttttttagaaggaaaaaaggCAACTCTTTATACTTTTGAATAGAAAATGAagatcaaaaatgatttaagcaATTAGTGCAGTTTGATGCATGCATCGCCACTGGTGTCTCGGAATCTGGATTTTCTAAATGTTAGGCATTTCTAttggtataataaaaaaaaattcttttttaatacattttagaaatttgaataaaatgaagattGATCCAAAGAAAACTGAATTATCttcatttaacaataaattacttaagagctaaaatattttatagtctACATACTACAGAATAAATGTATTgcgaaaaaataacaaattgcaATGTATCatctggaaataaaataaaaaaaactaagaaatttaattttacttaaaaatgaacttaacaataaatgaaattaataagaaatgtaaTCAATGCTTTCacttcaataaagaaaaactaacaCCCTCAATATGCTAAGTCATTTAGCATCATTTTTTAACAAGCAATTTAGTCAAccaaaaagtaagattttagGTCTGATGAGTAATTAGTGGACAGTCTTTAAATTAAGCAATTGAAGAATTCTgaagtttttgcatttttatatctaagtcaataatttttaaagttggtttatttcaaaactaaaggTTAGAAGCGTATCAAAAGTATGCCACCATAAATTTGTGAATAACCCCTCAAATTTAAGTACTGAAAGCAATCTGAGAATAGaatgtatttcatatttttaaatttaaataaaagttaaggcATTGGGAAAAAGTTTTTACCACCCTCACTAGCTGCTTCTCTTAGGATCTGAAAAGAAATCTTATAGTAACAAGAAAAAAACCCTCTTTAA contains:
- the LOC107437289 gene encoding large ribosomal subunit protein eL32; this translates as MALRPLVKHKCVKKRLKKFKRHQSDRYGKLKPNWRKPRGIDNRVRRRFKGQCLMPNIGYGSNKKTKHILPNGFKKVVINNVKELEMLMMMNKRYCAEISHAVSSKKRKTIVERAQQLAVRVTNANARLRSEENE